CACCGTTGGGCTAGAAGTGATGAATGAGGTTCATGACCCTTTAGATTATGTATTTGTAAGTGTTGGCGGTGGGGGGCTCGTGTCAGGCGTGGGCACGTATATTAAGGGCGTCAGTCCGGAGACGAAGATCATCGGGGCTGAGCCTTCAGGTGCACCGTCAATGAGAGAGTCCATCGCCAAGCAACAAGTGGTGATGCTAGATGACATTGAAAAGTTCGTCGATGGTGCGGCAGTCAAACAAGTAGGCAAGCAAACATTTGACATTTGCCGTGGTCTATTAGATGACATGATCGATATACCCGAGGGGAAAGTATGCACCACAATTCTTAATCTCTATAACGAGAACGCGATTGTTGCTGAGCCTGCCGGTGCTTTACCGATTGCAGCCCTAGATGCCTACAAGGATGAAATCGTAGGCAAGAATGTGGTCTGCATTGTCAGTGGCGGAAACAACGATATCGATCGCATGCAGGAAATCAAGGAACGTTCTCTCGTCTACGAGGGATTGAAGCATTACTTTATCATTACATTCCCACAACGTGCGGGGGCGCTCAGACAATTTATTAACCAAGTCCTGGGTCAGGATGATGATATCATTTATTTCGAGTATACGAAAAAGAACAACAAGGATAATGGACCGGCTGTGGTCGGTATTGAACTCAAAGACAGACAAGACTATCACCAGCTTATTGATAGGATGAAGACACACGACGTTCAATTTACCGAAATTAATGAAGACCCTGCACTCTTCCATGTTCTCGTTTAAATCTCTGTATCTTCACTCGTCTTTATTAATCAGAAGATAGCCCGCTTCGTGTAAGGTTTGGTAGGCTTCCTGAAGTTGCTGCTCTGTGTCCGCCTCCATCGTATGGAGGTGGACGCCTTCAGTTAATTCAGATAAAAGAGAAGCATTCGTCTGATCCATTTTTTCTATAAAGCGCCTCACATCTTTGCGGTTCCGTAACATCAGAGAGCCCGTTAACTGTCCGTAAATGGGATGTTCAACGGTCACGTCAACAACGGTCACGCCATGATCGACAATGATATTGAGTTCATGCTCCGTCTCATCAGGTTTATGTTGACAGGCAATGACCTGTTGTGGTTTCTTCTGGGCCATTTTTTGAACATATATATAACCCTGTGCCGTTGCGATAATCGGTTCATCTTTTGCTTTGAGAAGTGAGATATCTTGGACAATAACTTGGCGGCTTACATTTGTCTTCTCAGCCAACGCTCGGGCGGGAACAGGGTCTGTACTTTCCTGCAAGGACTGTAATATATACGCTCGGCGTTGGTCCCCGTATAACTTTCTTGGTTCGCTCACGTTCCTATTCTCTCCTTCTGTTCGTTGTAGTCATCTATGATTGTACCAAAGGAGTGCAGGGCTTGACGAATATCTACCTCCGATGTGTGTTTGCCTATCGTGACCCGAAAAAATTCGTCCGCCTCTTCTCTCGTTAAACCCAGAGCACTTAAGGCTAAAGAGGCACCTGTATGACGTGCTAAACAGGCGGTACCAGTTGAAATAGCGATCTGTCTGCGATTACACTCTAACATGACGTATTGACCTTCCATGCCTCTTATTCTTAATCCCAAATGATGGGGAAGTCTCTCCTCAGTAGGCCCAACAAGACGACAGTCTGTTAATGCCTGTAACCCGTTCAAAAAAGTAGTCGTTAAGCGTCGGCACCGCTGTTGTTCCTCCCGCATGTGGTTTAACGTCTCTTCTGCCGCTGTGGCAAAGGCAGCGATGCCCGGAACGTCAAGCGTACCTGGACGGAAACCGTTCTCTTGTGTCGTATGTGGCATGACGCTTTTCCACTGCACTTGAGGGTCAATATAAACGGCACCGACCCCCTTCGGACCATACATTTTATGAGCTGAAAGACTGATGCTATGGACACCAAGCTGTTGAACATTGACTTCAATCTTTCCAAAACTCTGTACAGCATCCATGTGAAAAAGGACACCATGTTGACGTAAAATATGGGCAATATCAGTCACCGGTTGAATCGTTCCAATGTCTGAACTAGCATGATGAATTGAAACAAGAATGGTGTCTGGGCGAATGAGAGTAGGAAGGGTACCCACATCGATACGTCCCTGATCATCAACTGGTATATAGTCAACCTCAAAACCCTCTTGCTCCAAGGAAGAAAAGGTGTTCAATACTGACGCATGCTCAAGCATCGTCGTCAACACGTGCTTACCCTTGTGTTGGTGTGCTTTGACCATCGAACGGATGGCGAGGGCGTTAGCTTCAGAGCCACTTCCTGTAAAATATAGCCCTTCAGTTGCACCACCAATCAGTTTGGCTAAAACGCGTCGACTATACGTGGCCACATCATGGGCATAAGTGCCTGTGTCATGTAAGCTGTTCACATTTCCAAACGCTTTTTTGGCCACCTGTTCATATGTGGCGAGGGCGTCTTCTGACATCGGCGTTGTAGCTGAGTAATCCAAATATATCATAGGCTTAAAACCTCCTCTCACACTTGTTAATCAAGTTTACCTATACTCCTTTATAACGTACGCTTCTACAACGAAAATCAATCGAGTGATAAATCTTTTCCTATTGTCATTATTTTAGTTTTATGTCAATATAGGTGTCAAGACACATGTTAAGTTATGTTGTATATATAAAAGGAGATGATCAGCATGACCGTGCTCGATTTTCTTTCTGCGTCCACAGCCTTACCTGAAGCGTATACTCGTTTGTCTATGACCGATATGGAAGATCGTGTACGCCGCTTGAAGCAGCAGTTTGGGCCCTCATTATTTATCCCTGGACACCACTACCAAAAAAATGAAGTGATACAGTTTGCCGACGCCACTGGTGACTCACTCCAGTTAGCTCAACTATCGGCTCAGAACACACAAGCCGATTATATTGTGTTTTGCGGTGTTCATTTTATGGCAGAAACAGCCGATATTTTGACTGGACCTGAGCAAAAAGTGATCCTTCCCGATTTACGTGCCGGTTGTTCTATGGCCGATATGGCGGACATTACTCAAACGGAAAAAGCGTGGGAGGCTTTGCAAACACGCTTTGGAAACACGATACTCCCGCTGACTTATGTCAACTCCACAGCGGCTATTAAAGCGTTCTGTGGTCGTCACGGCGGTGCAACAGTGACATCATCCAACGCTAAGAAAATGATAGAATGGGCCTTTACACAAAAAGAACGTATGATGTTCCTGCCTGACCAGCATTTAGGACGTAACACCTGCTATGACTTGGGTATACCATTAGATCAAATGGCTGTGTGGGACCCAATAGAAGAAAAGCTCATCGTGGAAGATGAGACTAAGGAAGTAAGAGTGATCCTATGGAAAGGTCACTGTTCGGTCCATGAAAAGTTTACCGCCGCACACATTCATCAGCTACGTGAAGAAGAGCCAGAAGTGAAAGTGATCGTACACCCCGAATGTACTCACGACGTGGTCCAATTGGCAGATGACGCTGGGTCAACGAACCATATTATTCAGACCCTTAAAAACGCACCGGCGGGGACCAAATGGGCTGTTGGAACGGAGATGAATCTCGTTAATCGACTCGCTCAGGAGCTGTCACACATATCTGTTCGATCGCTGAACCCAAATCTCTGCCCTTGCTTAACGATGAATCGCATTGATCTCCCCCATCTCTTATGGATATTGGATAGCCTTAACGAAGGAGATCTCAGACATCAGATTACCGTTGAGCCACACACAGCGGAAGAGGCAAGATGGGCTCTTAACCGCATGTTAGACCGCGCCTAAAAATAAAGACCAAATAAAATAACCTTCAGGCGGCCTTAATATGGTCACCTGAAGGTCTCACAAGTCTGATATTACTATCTGTTGTCTGTTGTGCGACTTGCTTACCTTAGTTGTTCAACGCGTCGATGACTTTCCTTGCGTTAAGATATCCTCTTCCTTGGTCGTTAGGGGATAGACCCCTGTCATCTGTGGCGTTCAGCATGTGATACTTCACTTCATTTGGTGTGAGGTTTGGATGCTTTTGAAGGAGCTGGGCCACAACGCCAGCGCAGATGGGTGTGGCCATAGACGTGCCTGAGAGTCGCATATACATCTCGTTGACACGGTTAGATTTTTGAGTTTTGTCAATCAGGGAGTAAGGCGCGTTTAGCGAAACGACATCAACCCCTGGTGCGAGTAGGTCCGGCTTCGTTAACCCATCAATCGTTGGACCACGACTGGAAAAAGAAGCAATGTCATCATCTTCCCTTACAATGGTATCTTGATCATCCATCGCCCCCACTGTTATCACTTTCGGGCTGATCCCAGGACTCGCGATGGTCTGTCTTTCAGGTCCACTATTTCCTGCTGCTACGACAACAACAATCCCTTCATCCCACGCTTGTTCTACCATTTGTACAACAGGGTCTTCCTCTGCTGGTTGTTGCGCTTGACTCCCTAGAGACATAGATATAATGCGGATATTGTATCTCTCCTTGTGATCAATACACCATTGTATACCATCCATGACAGTAGATAACGACCCTGAACCTAAGCGGTCCAATACTTTAACGCCTACAACGTTAGCCTCTGGGGCAGGACCCGCAATGCGACCTTGGGATAAATGACCGTTTCCGGCAGCATCACCTGCACAATGCGTGCCGTGGCCATTATCGTCATATGGGTCTTGACGATGGTTAACAAAGTCTTTGAATGCGACGATACGGTTATGAGGCTCTGTAAGATCCTCATGTGGATGAACCCCTGTATCTACAATGGCGATGGTGACGTCTTTCCCCGTTAGTCCTTCTTCTTTTAATAGGTCTGCATTAATGGCTGGCACACTGGTATCTAAACACGTTTGTACCCGTCTATCTAAATGAATCTTTTTAACATAGGGGCTCTGAGTCAGTAGCTCTTCAATCGCTGTAGCTGACAGTTCAGCTGAACAGCAGGACACTCGCGGAAAGTCTGAGTGCAAACGGCAACGGAAACGGTGATTAATCCGTTGCTTCAAATCCTGTCTTCCGGCATGGAAGGCCGTTGGCGTATGAGCCATTTCAATGATGACCGGATATCTGCGCCATGTCTTGACTAAACGCTCTAGCTGTCTGTGTAGGAAACAAGGCACCCACTTAAATGGTTTATATTGCTGGACTAGCTGCTGACGCAATTCTGAATCCAGCTTCTTTGTGTACTGCCTCACAACTCCTAACATTGAGAAACCTAACATGATAATCCTCCTTTGGTAAATCAGAAGATACAGCATCATATGAGCTTGTTCACCAAAGGGAAACGGTGTTTGTCCACCTTTTAAAACAATGTCTTAAGTTAAGGCTCATGTTATGAAAATATAAAAAGCTCAAGTGGAAAGCAGCTGATTCCACTTGAGCTAATGAATACTAGTCGCTTGAGTCTTGCCTGTTTATGCTTCGCTTGTCTTATTCAGCATTGACGCCATCTAACATGTCGTTAACAAGCTTTTCGTTATTCTCGATCCATTCACGTGCCACATCGTCAGGATCTTGATCTTCATCTTCGATTTTAACAATCATCTGTTCGATATCATCTACAGGTATTTGCCAGTTGCTGAGAAATTCAAACGCTTCTGGCGAATGCTCGCTAACCTCTTCATGGGTTATCACGTGTACTTCAGACTCCTCAAAATATTTTTTAGGATCTTCGAGAAGTTTGAGGTCCCAGTTCGCAAACATAGGGTGTGGGCGCCATCCTAGGAAAATGACCGGCTCCTCTTTATCGATAAGACGCTGCGCTTGCGTTAACATCCCTGGTTCACTAGAGGCTACATACTCTAGGTCAAGGCCATAACCCTCAATCATCTCTCTAGACGTCACTGTCATCCCTGCTCCTTCTTCAATGCCATACATCTTATGTTCAAATGGTTCTAAGTTTCCCGCAAGCTCCTCAATTGAATCATACTCAACATAGGTTGGTACAACCCATCCGAGCTCTCCGTCCGGGTAGCTCATAGAAGTTTGGACGATGGTGTCTCCATACTCTTCTATATAATTGGCATGCATATTAGGTAGCCAAGCATCCATAAATATGTCGATATCACCATTAGATAGGGCTGCATAGACCATACCAGCATCTCCATTTTGAAGGTTAACTTCATATCCCATATCCTCTAGTATATTCTTAGCGACGTATGTCGGTGGTACTGTGCTCGTCCATGGCGTGACACCAAATGTTAGTTCACCCTTGGATTCTACTTCTCCTTCTGATGTACCTTCATTCTCCCCTTGATTGTCCGAATCGACTTGGGCACCTCCACAACCAGCTAAAACGAATGATAAAATGAGTACAATAAACATACCTTGACGTAAAAATTTCATTAAATAAGAACACTCCTTAATGTATTTTTAAAAACATCACTAAACGTCTTTACTAATCTCACTTACTTTTTGCCAATACCTTCGGTGATTCTATCTAATATAATCGCTAATACGACAATACCTAAACCACCTACAAGCCCAAGGCCAACATCTACTCTAGAAATACCAGACATGACGATTGAGCCCAAACCGGGTGCCCCGATCATAGAAGCAATAACAGCCATAGACAGCGCTAACATGATCGTTTGGTTAATCCCAGCCATAATAGTTGACGTCGCCATTGGTAACTGTACTTTGACCAACATCTGCATCGGTGTTGATCCAAAAGCTTTAGCGGCTTCAATAACATCCGTTGGCACTTGACGAATCCCTAAGTTAGTCAGACGTACAGCTGGTGGTGTGGCAAAGATAAACGTCGCTACAACAGCGGGTACACCACCGATACCAAACAGTAATATCGTTGGGATAAGATACACAAAACTCGGTAGTGTCTGCATGAAATCTAGTATGGGCCTGACCACCCGATCAACTTGATTAGATCTGGCACTCAATATGCCCACAGGCAGACCTATAATAATCGCTAAAAATGTTGCTGTTAATACAATGGCGAGTGTTTGCATGCCTGCTGCCCATACATCTGTGTTAGATAAATCGACACTCCCAAGATAGAGTAAGCCTAAAAAGCTAAAAACCGCGACGCCCTTTCCTGCATATCGCCATGCTAAGAATACGATTAAAATGGTCATCACTTCTGGTGGCACCCACAGCAAAAGATCGGTTAAACTGTCAAGGAATAAGCCAATAATGTCCGCTAACGTATCAAACAGGGGACCAAACGTAGGTATAAACCATTCTTTGACGAACGTGTTCGTCCATTCTTGTAATGGAAATGAGAAATAATTCATGCCTCATGCACCTCCTCTATATCGACAGAGGACGGTTCTTCGTCTTCCTCTTTTCCTAAAGCAAGACCTGAAAGAATAGACACACGAACAATAATACCTTTTAGTTTCTCTCCCTCAACAACGGCAATAGGATACTTTGTTTCAGCTGCGATTCCAATCAGTTCATGTAAAGGTGTATCGGGGCTAGTTGTGGGATAATCATTAATAAGTAGATCTTCAACCCATCCACCCTCTTTTACAGCTTTAACAGCGGCATCTATAGTCAGAAGACCTTTGAGATTTTTCTCTTTATCTACGACAAAGATACTAGATAAGCCCTTCTCCTCCATTTTTCTAATCGCCACGCGCGGGCCGTCTTTCATAGTCGTTAATACGTCTGGACGTTTCATAATGTTTGAGGCAAGCAGCACCTTTGAACGGTCTACATCCTGTACAAATGTAGAAACGTACTCGTTTGCTGGTTCAGTGAGGATTTCTTCAGGTGTACCGATCTGTACGATTTTTCCGTCCTTCATCATGGCAATCCGATCACCAAGTTTTAAGGCTTCATCGAGATCGTGGGTAATAAATAGGATGGTTTTCTTCAAGGTGCTCTGAAGCTGGAGTAATTCATCTTGAATTTCTTTGCGGATTAATGGATCGAGCGCACTAAAGGCTTCATCCATCAAGAGGATATCGGCATCGTTCGCTAATGCCCGCGCTAAGCCTACCCGTTGTTGCATCCCACCACTTAATTGGTCAGGCTTGTTGTCCTCTTGACCCTTCAGACCCACAACTTCTAATGACTGTCTCGCTTTTTCTTCACGCTCTTCTTTATCGACGCCTTGGATCTCTAGACCATATTCGACGTTCTTGAGGACAGAGCGGTGAGGAAACAAGGCAAAACGTTGGAACACCATGCCTAGCTTCTTCCTTCGAGTGTTCATTAAATCAGTCTTATCCATGTTCACAATGTTCTCACCGTCGATATGTATCTCTCCGTTTGTAGGCTCAATAAGGCGATTAATGAGGCGTATAAGGGTCGATTTTCCACTACCGGATAGACCCATAATAACAAACAATTCGCCTTCCTTCACATCAAAATTCGCCTGGTTGACACCTACAGTCATCCCTGTTTCTGCGAATATCTTCTCTTTAGACTCCCCTTTTTCTAAACGTTTGATGGCTTCTTTTGGTTTGGAGCCAAATATTTTGGTGACTCCTTTCACTTCAATCTTATTCATGGTAAATCTCCTCTCTTCTTTCACAAGCCCAATTATATTAATAGATGTATGTATGACACAAAACGCATTTGTTGCGAAATACGTTCTTTATTGTTCGTACAGTATAATCTGTACAGACCAAACGAATTGATAACGTACAATTCCGCGCAAATACTCTCTCGTTATATTAGATAACGTGCTTTACGAGTCAACACTTCTTTATATACAATGTGAGTTGTCAGCTAGGTCTAAGCTGACTTGGAGGTGTGATTGATTGCAGGACAATCATGAATGGCTAGAGAGGAAACTAGATAAAGCACGTGGTCGTGTCATTGAATCTATTTCAAATAATATTGATTTATATGGCGTGACCCCTTCTATCGGGCGGCTTTATGCAACGATGTATTTTCAAGATCAACCGATGACACTCGATCATATGAAACAAGCGCTAGGCATGAGCAAGACAAGCATGAGTACAGGGGTCAGAACGTTATCGGATTTGAAGATGGTAGAAAAGGTTTGGCAGAAAGGCGTTCGAAAGGATTTGTATCGAGTGGAAGAAGACTGGTATCAGTCACTCATAGATTATTTTTCTATCAAATGGCGTAAGAACATCGAGCTGAATGTTAAGGCGGCCAAAAAATCAAGAGCGGAAATAAAAGAGCTGATTGAAAGCAATCTTTTAAATGATAAACTTAAAAAACAAGCCCAAGATGACCTACACAAAATTGAGTACGCGCTAGAATACTACGACTGGTTAGAGGATCTGGTGGCCTGCTTTGAGTCAGAAGACATTTATCAATTAGTACCTAAAAAACGAGCAACGGATGGTTAAACGACATCCGTTGCTACTATTTTTAAGTTATCCACCACGATCCATATACCCGTTTCAATTTAAAGCGAAACATTCTTGAGAACTTGATTTTCGGCCGATGGGCATCGTTTACGTCTGGACTTGTTATTGCTCCCCGAGGTAGGGTGCGAGTTTGTCCTGACAGACGCGTTCTAAGTAAGGTTTAAGTCGAGGGTGGAGGCAAAAGCAATAGTCTTCTCGCTCTTCCCCTTTTTGAAAAGCTTTAATCTATACGCCAGTCGATCGGTTCCTGTCCACTTTCTTGAAGATAATGATTAACACGAGAGAATGGGCGACTGCCAAAAAACCCCCTGTTCGCCGAAAATGGACTCGGATGAGGAGATTCGATGATATCATGACGTTCAGTGTTAATGAACGCTTTTTTTTGCTGAGCATGACGTCCCCAAAGTATAAAGACGATCGGTTCGCTCCGGTCGCTAAGCGTTTCTATCACACGATTTGTAAACGTTTCCCATCCGATTCCTCTATGAGATTGAGGTTGCCCTTGTCGTACCGTTAAAACCGTATTCAATAAAAGTACGCCCTGCTGCGCCCAGGAGGTTAGGCAACCGTGCGCCGGTGTCTCTATGCCAAGGTCTGCTTGTAGTTCCTTATAAATGTTTTGTAAAGAAGGTGGCAAGGGTACATCCGGCTGTACAGAGAAGCTAAGACCGTGGGCTTGGCCTGGGCCATGATACGGGTCTTGTCCTAATATAACCACTTTAACCTTCTCATAAGGGGTATAGTGTAACGCATTGTAGATATCATACATGTCCGGGTAGACGGGATAAGACTGATACTCCTTTTTGAGAAACGCTCTCAGTTCTAGGTAGTAGGGCTTCTCAAACTCTCCTTGAAGCAAAGAAGCCCAGTCGTTTTTGAGAATGGGCATCTGAGATCATCCTTTTATTTTTTATATATGTAACTCGCATGATTTTTTTTTGGTTCATTCTCTATTATTCTAGCACAAAATATTCAAGCGTGACATAAAGAAAAGAAGCCTACGTCATGTTATACATAGGCTTCTGAAAGGTATTTGATGTTCTAAAATAAGATTAAGCCTGTAGCGCATCAATGAGGTCATTAATCGTTTGCACTAATTCCTCTTTATCTTCTCTAGATAGACCACGATTGTCTTTGGACTGTAAATCTTGCTTGATTTTTTCTAGTTGAGCCATCGCTTTGTTATTGTTTTCTTTATGCCACTCACGCGCTGCTTTTTCAATATGGCGCTGTAGAGATTTTTTGGCGCCCTTATTGCGATATGACACACGGTCGACCACTTCATATAGTGTCTCGAATGTGGTTGTGTTTGGTTGATCTTCCTCTACAAATAATGTTATATCTCCCGTTCCCCGGGGCTTGAGCTGATAAGTGCCTTGGTACTGACTGGACACTCCAGTAACATTCACGATTTCACCATTCTTAAAGGTGAAATCCTCATAGGCTAATCCTGTACGATTATCCACTCTGACGAGAACGGATTCATCCTCCTGTGCAGCTACAAACTCAAATGTTCCGAAGTCGTTCACTTGTTGTAAATCGGTGATTTCCACTTCTGTAAGGCAGACTAACTCACCTTCATTTTCTTTTGTGATTTGAGCAGGTGTGACTTCAATAGGTGTTGGAAGTGTGTCTCCTTCCTCTAGAACGTCCACTTGAGATACGTTTGAAATCTGGAATTCACCTTGGTATTGTGACGTGGTCCCCGTGAGCTGTATACGGTCACCTTTTTGAACGTCATATGCGGACTGGTACACATACGTGCCTGCCGTCTCGTCTTGAAGGTAAAAACCTCGCGCTCCCCAAGCACCAGGGTCTGTCGTGACCACACCCGTTACGGTCACATCACGGTCAAAACCACCGTCTCTCGCCTCTCTTATCGTGACTTCAGGTGCCTCCTGTTCCTCTAAGGTAATACGCTCACCTTCGTGATAATCAATGGGACCATCATGCTGTTTGATGTATGCGACAGTGGCTTCCCATACCTTACCGTCGTCCGCGTCGCTAACTGCCTGGCCTAAATTGTAGAAATCCCTGCCATGCATGTAATCGTTGTATGCCACTGTATAGGTCTCATTCAGATCAAAATCAGAACCGTCTATCTGCTGGATATCCACAGCACCAAATGGCCCATCTTCTGCTTCATCGTCAGCGACAAGGGTGTAAGTCAATCCGGATACCTGTAAATCTACCCCCCGATGATAGTTAGACTGACTGAGGATA
This portion of the Caldalkalibacillus salinus genome encodes:
- the ilvA gene encoding threonine ammonia-lyase IlvA, which codes for MSCISMEDIIVANHTLKDVVIQTPLQKNRLLSERYQCNVYLKREDLQIVRSFKIRGAYHFINSLSTEERQRGVVCASAGNHAQGVAYACQQLDIKGKIFMPTTTPRQKVDQVKFFGGPNVDVMLIGDTFDDAYEEAMKVCAEEGATFVHPFDDPKVIAGQGTVGLEVMNEVHDPLDYVFVSVGGGGLVSGVGTYIKGVSPETKIIGAEPSGAPSMRESIAKQQVVMLDDIEKFVDGAAVKQVGKQTFDICRGLLDDMIDIPEGKVCTTILNLYNENAIVAEPAGALPIAALDAYKDEIVGKNVVCIVSGGNNDIDRMQEIKERSLVYEGLKHYFIITFPQRAGALRQFINQVLGQDDDIIYFEYTKKNNKDNGPAVVGIELKDRQDYHQLIDRMKTHDVQFTEINEDPALFHVLV
- a CDS encoding 3H domain-containing protein gives rise to the protein MSEPRKLYGDQRRAYILQSLQESTDPVPARALAEKTNVSRQVIVQDISLLKAKDEPIIATAQGYIYVQKMAQKKPQQVIACQHKPDETEHELNIIVDHGVTVVDVTVEHPIYGQLTGSLMLRNRKDVRRFIEKMDQTNASLLSELTEGVHLHTMEADTEQQLQEAYQTLHEAGYLLINKDE
- a CDS encoding IscS subfamily cysteine desulfurase, giving the protein MIYLDYSATTPMSEDALATYEQVAKKAFGNVNSLHDTGTYAHDVATYSRRVLAKLIGGATEGLYFTGSGSEANALAIRSMVKAHQHKGKHVLTTMLEHASVLNTFSSLEQEGFEVDYIPVDDQGRIDVGTLPTLIRPDTILVSIHHASSDIGTIQPVTDIAHILRQHGVLFHMDAVQSFGKIEVNVQQLGVHSISLSAHKMYGPKGVGAVYIDPQVQWKSVMPHTTQENGFRPGTLDVPGIAAFATAAEETLNHMREEQQRCRRLTTTFLNGLQALTDCRLVGPTEERLPHHLGLRIRGMEGQYVMLECNRRQIAISTGTACLARHTGASLALSALGLTREEADEFFRVTIGKHTSEVDIRQALHSFGTIIDDYNEQKERIGT
- the nadA gene encoding quinolinate synthase NadA produces the protein MTVLDFLSASTALPEAYTRLSMTDMEDRVRRLKQQFGPSLFIPGHHYQKNEVIQFADATGDSLQLAQLSAQNTQADYIVFCGVHFMAETADILTGPEQKVILPDLRAGCSMADMADITQTEKAWEALQTRFGNTILPLTYVNSTAAIKAFCGRHGGATVTSSNAKKMIEWAFTQKERMMFLPDQHLGRNTCYDLGIPLDQMAVWDPIEEKLIVEDETKEVRVILWKGHCSVHEKFTAAHIHQLREEEPEVKVIVHPECTHDVVQLADDAGSTNHIIQTLKNAPAGTKWAVGTEMNLVNRLAQELSHISVRSLNPNLCPCLTMNRIDLPHLLWILDSLNEGDLRHQITVEPHTAEEARWALNRMLDRA
- a CDS encoding S8 family peptidase, which gives rise to MLGFSMLGVVRQYTKKLDSELRQQLVQQYKPFKWVPCFLHRQLERLVKTWRRYPVIIEMAHTPTAFHAGRQDLKQRINHRFRCRLHSDFPRVSCCSAELSATAIEELLTQSPYVKKIHLDRRVQTCLDTSVPAINADLLKEEGLTGKDVTIAIVDTGVHPHEDLTEPHNRIVAFKDFVNHRQDPYDDNGHGTHCAGDAAGNGHLSQGRIAGPAPEANVVGVKVLDRLGSGSLSTVMDGIQWCIDHKERYNIRIISMSLGSQAQQPAEEDPVVQMVEQAWDEGIVVVVAAGNSGPERQTIASPGISPKVITVGAMDDQDTIVREDDDIASFSSRGPTIDGLTKPDLLAPGVDVVSLNAPYSLIDKTQKSNRVNEMYMRLSGTSMATPICAGVVAQLLQKHPNLTPNEVKYHMLNATDDRGLSPNDQGRGYLNARKVIDALNN
- a CDS encoding glycine betaine ABC transporter substrate-binding protein, which codes for MKFLRQGMFIVLILSFVLAGCGGAQVDSDNQGENEGTSEGEVESKGELTFGVTPWTSTVPPTYVAKNILEDMGYEVNLQNGDAGMVYAALSNGDIDIFMDAWLPNMHANYIEEYGDTIVQTSMSYPDGELGWVVPTYVEYDSIEELAGNLEPFEHKMYGIEEGAGMTVTSREMIEGYGLDLEYVASSEPGMLTQAQRLIDKEEPVIFLGWRPHPMFANWDLKLLEDPKKYFEESEVHVITHEEVSEHSPEAFEFLSNWQIPVDDIEQMIVKIEDEDQDPDDVAREWIENNEKLVNDMLDGVNAE
- a CDS encoding ABC transporter permease codes for the protein MNYFSFPLQEWTNTFVKEWFIPTFGPLFDTLADIIGLFLDSLTDLLLWVPPEVMTILIVFLAWRYAGKGVAVFSFLGLLYLGSVDLSNTDVWAAGMQTLAIVLTATFLAIIIGLPVGILSARSNQVDRVVRPILDFMQTLPSFVYLIPTILLFGIGGVPAVVATFIFATPPAVRLTNLGIRQVPTDVIEAAKAFGSTPMQMLVKVQLPMATSTIMAGINQTIMLALSMAVIASMIGAPGLGSIVMSGISRVDVGLGLVGGLGIVVLAIILDRITEGIGKK
- a CDS encoding quaternary amine ABC transporter ATP-binding protein → MNKIEVKGVTKIFGSKPKEAIKRLEKGESKEKIFAETGMTVGVNQANFDVKEGELFVIMGLSGSGKSTLIRLINRLIEPTNGEIHIDGENIVNMDKTDLMNTRRKKLGMVFQRFALFPHRSVLKNVEYGLEIQGVDKEEREEKARQSLEVVGLKGQEDNKPDQLSGGMQQRVGLARALANDADILLMDEAFSALDPLIRKEIQDELLQLQSTLKKTILFITHDLDEALKLGDRIAMMKDGKIVQIGTPEEILTEPANEYVSTFVQDVDRSKVLLASNIMKRPDVLTTMKDGPRVAIRKMEEKGLSSIFVVDKEKNLKGLLTIDAAVKAVKEGGWVEDLLINDYPTTSPDTPLHELIGIAAETKYPIAVVEGEKLKGIIVRVSILSGLALGKEEDEEPSSVDIEEVHEA
- a CDS encoding GbsR/MarR family transcriptional regulator, whose protein sequence is MQDNHEWLERKLDKARGRVIESISNNIDLYGVTPSIGRLYATMYFQDQPMTLDHMKQALGMSKTSMSTGVRTLSDLKMVEKVWQKGVRKDLYRVEEDWYQSLIDYFSIKWRKNIELNVKAAKKSRAEIKELIESNLLNDKLKKQAQDDLHKIEYALEYYDWLEDLVACFESEDIYQLVPKKRATDG
- a CDS encoding uracil-DNA glycosylase — protein: MPILKNDWASLLQGEFEKPYYLELRAFLKKEYQSYPVYPDMYDIYNALHYTPYEKVKVVILGQDPYHGPGQAHGLSFSVQPDVPLPPSLQNIYKELQADLGIETPAHGCLTSWAQQGVLLLNTVLTVRQGQPQSHRGIGWETFTNRVIETLSDRSEPIVFILWGRHAQQKKAFINTERHDIIESPHPSPFSANRGFFGSRPFSRVNHYLQESGQEPIDWRID